One window of the Rosa rugosa chromosome 3, drRosRugo1.1, whole genome shotgun sequence genome contains the following:
- the LOC133736131 gene encoding cytochrome P450 71AP13-like produces the protein MDLLQFLNIPSLLLAFSFLIVLLTFLFKDSSRKRILKLPPSPPKLPVVGNLHQLGNQPHLSLRSLAQKYGPIIYLQLGEIPTVVVSSARVAKEVLKTHDLALSSRPQIFSAIHLFYNCTDVVFSPYGAYWRHIRKICILELLSAKRVQSFSHAREEEVARLARRVDIVKYTNRVTQCQSSNPDVRITIFFVN, from the coding sequence ATGGATCTTCTTCAATTTCTTAACATACCCTCTTTGCTTTTGGCATTCAGTTTCCTCATAGTGTTGCTTACATTCCTCTTCAAGGATAGTTCAAGAAAAAGAATACTTAAACTCCCACCAAGCCCTCCAAAGCTACCTGTTGTTGGCAACCTTCACCAGCTAGGAAACCAGCCTCACCTATCTCTCCGGTCCTTGGCACAAAAGTATGGTCCAATAATTTACTTACAACTTGGTGAGATCCCAACTGTGGTGGTTTCATCAGCTAGAGTTGCCAAGGAAGTACTGAAAACCCATGATCTTGCACTATCAAGCCGTCCACAAATCTTTTCAGCCATACACCTCTTCTATAATTGCACTGATGTTGTCTTCTCCCCTTATGGTGCTTATTGGAGACACATACGTAAGATTTGCATACTTGAGCTGTTAAGTGCCAAAAGAGTGCAGTCATTTAGCCATGccagagaagaagaagttgcTCGTCTGGCTCGTCGGGTTGACATAGTTAAGTACACTAACCGGGTGACACAATGTCAAAGCTCCAATCCTGATGTCAGGATTACTATTTTCTTTGTCAATTGA
- the LOC133736132 gene encoding agamous-like MADS-box protein AGL62: MGRQRIEVHKLEKASNRQVTFSKRRFGVFKKASELCTLSGAEIALIVDSPAKKTYSFGYPSMEAVIDRYENMNAPLANNSNTEQLMEAACRRQTHDLMAELDAINEDLHKETLKRKVLNKKEKAGQAQNWYERSVDCINDKEQLNFFKNVLRELGDMVAQHSEMLRQKQVGLMQQNAGMVQQAELMQQNTTIGAIRDFMQPRALHATEGSCCSAVL; this comes from the coding sequence ATGGGTCGTCAAAGAATTGAGGTGCACAAATTGGAAAAGGCTAGCAACCGGCAGGTTACATTCTCCAAAAGGAGGTTTGGCGTTTTCAAGAAAGCCAGTGAGCTCTGCACCCTCAGTGGTGCAGAGATTGCTCTAATCGTAGATTCTCCAGCAAAGAAGACATATTCGTTTGGCTACCCTTCTATGGAAGCTGTTATTGATCGCTATGAGAACATGAACGCTCCCTTGGCGAACAACAGCAACACTGAGCAGCTCATGGAGGCTGCATGTAGAAGACAAACACACGATTTGATGGCGGAGTTGGATGCTATCAATGAGGATCTACACAAAGAGACACTGAAGAGAAAGGTGCTTAATAAAAAGGAAAAGGCTGGCCAGGCTCAGAATTGGTATGAGAGGTCCGTTGATTGCATAAACGATAAAGAACAATTAAACTTCTTCAAGAATGTGTTGAGGGAGCTAGGCGATATGGTGGCCCAACATTCTGAAATGCTGCGACAAAAGCAGGTTGGACTAATGCAGCAAAACGCTGGAATGGTGCAGCAAGCCGAGCTGATGCAGCAAAACACTACTATCGGGGCTATTAGGGACTTCATGCAACCGAGGGCACTTCATGCAACCGAGGGCAGCTGCTGCTCGGCCGTTTTATAG
- the LOC133735668 gene encoding pentatricopeptide repeat-containing protein MRL1, chloroplastic codes for MSFSAKPQPLALISCTPHSRSLRRDFLGCAHSLRPLAGGLRSLRKNRSPAGAGGRQNPPPRLLIKASLGSHSILVLVAVVTFSAVSIVYFNRSVKPKKREVSGEVEVPVEDQSIDFDALKDEIREAREEEEASSSSSSSPVLQFHNSSVISAQESSPSLSPLVFESTAVLQPLHFPTEVTEFDKLEPLFELPNLMGDSDFGSVTVSDEEVVTESTSVSGSDEESSEVGEANGFGLRNGESDREEIHMFYEANKSEMKLDDDKFSSFLRNSTLTRSDSFRQVSHHSTTENAEGKIPNHKEGHVRSREDLGNGNGYNGHVADKELRHLPKKNHKTVPQPNGIHTSDAHYVSEQLSAYHRLLKDGRLSDSLSLLEDLEKKDLLDMNKVYHGRFFETCKKKKAVDQAFRFIKLIPNPTMSTYNMLMSVCASAQDSEGAFNVLGLVREAGLRVDCKLYTTLISTCAKSGKVYTMFDVFHEMVSAGVEPNVHTYGALIDGCGRAGEVAKAFGAYGIMRSKKVKPDRVVFNALITACGQSGAVDRAFDVLEEMKAETQPIEPDHTTVGALIKACANAGQVERAREVYKMIHKYKIKGSSEVYTIAVNCCSLTGDWDFACTVYDDMTRNGVVPDEMFLSALIDVAGHAGKLDAAFEIIQEARNRGIQVGTVSYSSLMGACSNAKNWQKALELYEDLKSAKIEQTVSTVNALITALCDGDQLQKAMEVLSEMKSIGLRPNSITYSILVVASEKKDDLDAGLMLLSQAEKDKVVPNLVMCRCIIGMCLRRSEKACTLGETVLPLDSGRPQVDSKWASVALMVYRKTIVAGAIPTIEIISQVLGCLQLPFDASFKKRVIENLGVTADTSRPSKLCSLIDGFGEYDPRAFSLLEEAASLGIVPCVSFKVNPIVVDAKKLQLHTAKVYILTVLRGLKHRLAAGSKLPNMTILLPVEKTQILSPKGKMKTIYLSGRVGQSVAALLRRLGLHYQGNESRGKIRISGLTMKRWFQPKLASPFTGKPEELGSSQLRLGKGITHQQRNIRTGNFSLD; via the exons atGAGCTTCTCCGCAAAGCCACAGCCACTCGCCCTAATCTCATGCACGCCTCACTCCCGCTCCCTCCGCCGCGACTTCCTCGGGTGCGCCCACAGCCTCCGCCCCCTCGCCGGCGGCCTCAGGTCGCTCAGGAAGAACCGGAGCCCCGCCGGCGCCGGCGGACGTCAGAATCCGCCGCCGCGGTTGTTGATTAAAGCGTCGCTCGGTTCTCACTCGATTCTGGTGCTGGTCGCGGTGGTGACGTTCTCGGCGGTGTCTATTGTCTACTTCAATCGGTCGGTGAAGCCGAAGAAGAGAGAGGTTAGTGGTGAAGTTGAAGTTCCGGTGGAAGATCAGAGTATTGATTTTGATGCTTTGAAAGATGAGATTAGAGAGGCGAGGGAGGAGGAagaggcttcttcttcttcttcttcttctccggtTCTGCAGTTTCACAATTCGTCTGTGATTTCTGCTCAGGAGTCGTCGCCGTCTCTTTCACCTTTGGTGTTTGAATCCACGGCTGTGCTTCAGCCGCTTCATTTTCCGACGGAAGTCACTGAGTTTGATAAACTCGAGCCTCTTTTCGAGTTGCCGAATCTGATGGGCGACTCTGATTTTGGCTCTGTGACTGTGAGTGATGAGGAAGTCGTCACTGAGTCAACTTCTGTGTCTGGAAGTGATGAGGAGAGCAGTGAGGTTGGTGAAGCTAATGGCTTTGGATTACGTAATGGAGAATCGGATAGAGAAGAGATTCACATGTTCTATGAGGCTAACAAGTCTGAGATGAAGTTGGATGATGATAAGTTCTCTTCGTTTCTGAGAAATAGCACCCTCACAAGATCAGATTCGTTTCGACAAGTTTCGCATCACAGTACTACAG AGAATGCAGAAGGCAAGATACCTAATCACAAAGAAGGCCATGTCCGCAGCAGAGAAGACTTGGGAAACGGCAATGGATATAATGGACATGTAGCAGATAAAGAACTAAGACATTTGCCTAAAAAGAACCATAAGACTGTGCCCCAACCGAATGGAATACATACAAGCGACGCACATTATGTTTCCGAGCAATTAAGTGCTTACCATCGATTGCTGAAGGATGGGAG GTTATCCGACTCTTTAAGTttgcttgaagatttggagaaaAAGGATTTGTTGGATATGAATAAG GTTTATCATGGAAGGTTTTTTGAAAcctgcaaaaagaaaaaggctGTTGATCAAGCTTTTCGTTTCATCAAACTGATTCCAAATCCAACAATGAGTACATATAATATGCTTATGTCTGTCTGTGCGAGTGCTCAAGATTCAGAGG GCGCTTTCAATGTTCTGGGACTTGTCCGGGAGGCTGGGCTGAGAGTTGATTGCAAACTTTACACTACTCTGATATCAACATGTGCGAAAAGTGGAAAAGTCTACACTATGTTTGAT GTCTTCCATGAGATGGTTAGTGCTGGAGTAGAACCAAATGTTCACACATATGGGGCACTGATTGATGGTTGTGGCAGAGCTGGGGAAGTGGCAAAGGCATTTGGTGCTTATGGGATAATGAGGTCTAAG AAAGTGAAGCCAGATCGAGTTGTATTCAATGCGCTTATTACTGCATGCGGTCAATCAGGAGCAGTTGACCGTGCTTTTGATGTCTTAGAAGAAATGAAGGCAGAGACACAGCCTATAGAACCTGATCACACAACTGTTGGTGCACTAATAAAAGCATGCGCAAATGCTGGTCAG GTTGAAAGGGCACGTGAAGTGTATAAGATGATTCATAAATACAAGATTAAGGGTAGTTCTGAGGTTTACACCATAGCTGTTAATTGTTGCAGCCTGACTGGTGATTGGGACTTTGCTTGCACTGTATATGATGACATGACCAGGAATGGTGTGGTCCCTGATGAG ATGTTCCTCAGTGCATTAATAGATGTTGCTGGGCATGCTGGAAAGCTAGATGCTGCCTTTGAAATCATACAGGAAGCcagaaatcgaggaatacaagTTGGAACTGTATCATATAGCTCATTGATGGGTGCATGTAGCAAT GCCAAAAATTGGCAGAAAGCACTGGAGCTCTATGAGGATCTTAAGTCAGCTAAAATTGAGCAGACTGTTTCAACTGTCAATGCTTTGATTACTGCCCTAT GTGATGGGGATCAACTACAGAAGGCTATGGAAGTTCTGTCGGAAATGAAGAGTATAGGACTGCGTCCAAACAGTATAACATACTCCATACTTGTAGTGGCAAGTGAAAA GAAGGATGATCTAGACGCTGGCCTGATGCTCCTTTCTCAAGCTGAAAAGGATAAAGTTGTTCCAAACCTTGTCATGTGTAGATGCATTATAG GCATGTGCTTACGGAGATCTGAGAAGGCATGTACACTGGGTGAAACTGTCTTGCCGCTTGACTCAGGCCGACCGCAAGTTGATAGTAAATG gGCATCAGTGGCCTTAATGGTCTATCGGAAAACTATTGTAGCTGGTGCTATTCCTACCATTGAAATTATATCACAAGTTTTGGGATGCTTGCAGCTCCCTTTTGATGCATCATTTAAGAAGAGAGTTATTGAGAATCTTGGTGTAACTGCCGACACTTCAAGACCTTCAAAACTCTGTTCATTGATAGATGGGTTTGGTGAATATGATCCTCGTGCATTTTCATTACTTGAG GAAGCTGCTTCACTTGGAATTGTTCCATGTGTATCCTTCAAAGTTAATCCCATTGTTGTTGATGCAAAGAAGTTGCAACTTCATACTGCTAAG GTCTACATCTTGACTGTTCTGAGAGGTCTCAAACATCGGCTTGCTGCTG GTTCGAAGTTGCCCAACATGACCATTTTACTGCCTGTAGAAAAGACACAAATTTTGTCTCCCAAGGGGAAGATGAAGACAATCTACCTTTCAGGAAG GGTTGGCCAGTCAGTTGCAGCATTATTGAGAAGGCTTGGGCTACATTACCAAGGAAATGAATCACGTGGAAAGATAAGAATCAGTGGGTTAACCATGAAAAGATGGTTTCAGCCAAAGCTTGCTTCACCATTCACTGGGAAACCGGAAGAATTAGGCTCATCCCAGCTACGGCTGGGGAAAGGAATCACGCATCAGCAGCGCAATATTCGAACTGGAAATTTTTCCTTGGATTGA